From a single Xyrauchen texanus isolate HMW12.3.18 chromosome 26, RBS_HiC_50CHRs, whole genome shotgun sequence genomic region:
- the st3gal1l2 gene encoding CMP-N-acetylneuraminate-beta-galactosamide-alpha-2,3-sialyltransferase 1 — protein sequence MQVIYRYYYLIMVTCVIMVCMYLVFLSPADKDICACKHCVRQQSSSVWFNELYDLSIPPLLTRENYVLSGDVYKYWKDLQKNTNEANYTEVVERMFSLFPDNEHYSDAGPARCRVCAVVGNSGNLKGSQYGRLIDLHDFVIRINMGPTKGYEKDVGSKTTHRFIYPESAMDVDNSTHLVLSPFKILDMEWLISAFTTKNITRTYKKVRPSVNANRHKVMILHPVFIKYVHEIWLLNHGKYPSTGFLAIVFALHICDQISAFGFGADKYGNWYHYFEKTPYNLHTGAHSGSFEFDTMMQLYLEYKIQVFRGG from the exons ATGCAGGTGATTTACAGGTATTACTATTTGATAATGGTCACATGTGTGATTATGGTCTGCATGTACCTGGTCTTCCTGAGCCCTGCAGACAAAGACATATGTGCGTGTAAACACTGTGTCAGGCAGCAGAGTAGCAGTGTCTGGTTCAATGAACTCTACGACCTCTCTATTCCACCACTGCTTACCAGGGAAAATTATGTGCTCAGTGGTGATGTCTACAAGTATTGGAAG GAtcttcaaaaaaatacaaatgaagccAACTACACAGAAGTGGTGGAGAGGATGTTTTCGCTTTTCCCAGATAATGAACATTACTCAGATGCTGGTCCAGCTCGTTGTAGAGTCTGTGCTGTGGTGGGAAACTCTGGGAACCTTAAAGGATCCCAATATGGACGTCTTATAGATCTTCATGACTTTGTTATTAG GATAAATATGGGTCCAACAAAGGGTTATGAGAAGGATGTGGGTTCTAAGACCACACACCGTTTTATCTATCCTGAGAGTGCCATGGATGTGGACAACTCCACTCACCTGGTGCTTTCTCCCTTTAAGATTCTGGATATGGAGTGGCTCATCAGTGCCTTTACCACTAAAAATATCACACG GACTTATAAAAAGGTTAGgccgagtgtaaatgccaacagaCATAAG gtgatgATTCTACATCCTGTCTTTATAAAATACGTGCATGAGATATGGTTGCTGAATCATGGCAAATATCCATCCACTGGCTTCCTCGCAATTGTATTTGCCCTACACATCTGTGACCAA ATTTCTGCATTTGGGTTTGGTGCTGACAAATATGGAAACTGGTACCACTACTTTGAGAAAACTCCTTATAACCTTCATACAGGTGCCCACAGTGGCAGCTTCGAGTTTGACACTATGATGCAACTCTATTTGGAGTACAAAATCCAGGTGTTCAGAGGAGGATAA